From the genome of Methanobacterium formicicum:
GGGTTAAATCCATGGCCATGATCCATGAGAAGCTTTATCAATCTCCTAACCTCACCCGGGTTGATTTCAAGGACTACATAGAAAAACTGGCATCAAACCTGATTTACACCTACAAAATAGAAAACCGGGATATTGAACAGGTTTTCGAGGTTAAAGATGTGGAGATGAATATCGACACCGCCATACCCTGTGGACTCATTATAAACGAACTGATAACAAACAGTTTAAAGTACGCATTCCCCCCTTCCTTCCAGAATAAGAAAGGAGTTATTAAAATAAAGCTGGTTCAAACCGGTAACCTGTTCCAGCTGGAGATCTCCGATAATGGGGTGGGATTACACGCTGATATTGAGCCAGAAAATGCGGAGACACTGGGGCTGCAACTGGTGCACACCCTGGTAAATCAGTTAGATGGGAGCCTAAAAATCGACAGGATTCGCGGGACAAAGTTCACCATTACTTTCCAGGAACTGAATTACAAAGAACGGATTTAGATAAAATAAGTAGGATAGAACTAGTCACCTAAGAATAGAACTATCACTAACTTTATTCCCTAATTTTCATACCAGACTTTAATGGATCAATAAAGTAAGGTGGGGTTAGATTCCTTCACCGCTTTAGGTCCCTCTTTTTCCAGTTTATGGTAGGCTTCCATCAGATCCTCCAGGAGCATTTCCACCATATCCCGGCCGAAGTTTTCCTTAACCACAATTCGCAGGACAGCCACATCCTCTGCATCGGCGGGCAGAGTGTAGGCCGGGACAATCCATCCCTTCTCCCGCAGTTTTTCTGAAAGCTGGAAAACCGTGAAATCTGCGTTCTTTAGAGTTACCGCCACCAGGGGGACAATGATATTTTTATTGATAAGTTCAAATTTACCAGAATTTTCAAGTTCACCGGCCAGATAAAGGGTGTTATCGAACATGTTAGTCATTATATCCTTATAACCCTTCCTACCCAGCCTGATGAGGTTATAGTACTGGGCGATTATGGTACTGCTTCCCTTGGAAAAATTAAGGGAATAATTGGGCATCAATCCCCCCAGGTAGTTGATATCGAATATCAGATCTTCAGGCAGGTCGGATTTGTCCTTGAATATTATCCAGCCCACTCCCGGGTACACCAGGCCGTACTTATGGCCCGATACATTGATGGATTTCACCTGTTCCAGTCTGAAGTCCCATTCCATGTCCGGGAAAATGAATGGTGCCACAAAGCCCCCACTGGCCCCATCCACATGTATGGGTATATCCCATCCTTTAGTTTTCTTGATATCCACCAGTAAATCGTTTATTTCCTTGATTGGGTCCATTTGTCCGGTGAAGGTTGTCCCAATGACTGCCCCTACGGCTATGGTGTTTTCATCAACTTCCTGGGCCACGTCCCGGGCAGTTATGGTGTAATGATCCCGGGTTAAGGGTATTAACTTCAGTTCCACGTCGAAGTAGCGGGCGAACTTCTCCCACACCGTGTGCACATCGGCCCCCATGACTATGTTGGGTTTATCCGCGGGTTTGCCCTCTTTTTCCCTTCGCTGTCTCCAGGTCCATTTATGGGCCAGAAGTCCCAGCATGATGGCCTCTGAGGATCCGATGGTTCCGGTTCCCACTGATTTGCACTCGTGGGGTGCGTTAAAGAGCCGGGCTAACATGTTAACCACCCGGTCCTGGATTTTGGAGGTCTGGGGGTATTCATCGTTGTCCACGTAATTTTTACCCATGGTATCCATGATCAGCTGGTCAGCCTCGGGTTCCATCCAGGTGGTTACGAAACTGGCCAGGTTAAGGGCGGGATTCCCATCCAGGTTCAGTTCCTCGTGTATCAACTGGTAGGCTGCTTTAGCGGGCATTCCATCTTCAGGCATCTCGTATTTCGGGATACTCTCACTAAAGTAGCGACTTCCGTAGGTGGTGGTGTGTTCCCTTTCTGATCTTTTCAGTTTCCCCAGGTCTAATTTTTCTGATAACAATTAAAACACTCCTTGTGCCATTGAATTCTCTATTAAATTATGGAGTTTAAAGTGGTTAAACTTTGTTCATAGCTACAGCCAGCCCTTCTGAGCTATCTACTTTTCCGGCATTATTTACAAGATTTTTCTTAAAATTAGAATATTTAAGCCGTAATATAATTTTAAAAGGTTTTAAATTATTTAATCTATCAAATAATTCAAATAATTTTGAGTATTACTCAAAAAAGATTTATATAACCTTTAAATAGGATGATAATCCATATTACTTCCATAGAATGGATTGTAGTATTAAATGAGTAAGGGTTATTACCCCTGAGCTATAGGACAGTTATCGATTTAAAAAACCAGTATAATGGAAAATATGGCCCTTAAATTTTTAATACAGATATTTAAAAGCTTTAAATGAGAAGTTAAGTGGGATGATAATATGGTGACAAGTTCAGACTCAGAAAACATAGGCATTTTACTGGTGGGACACGGTAGCAGTTTATCCTCGGGGAATGAAGTGGTGTACCGCCTGTGGGAGCAGTATAAGGAAGAATCAGATTACCCGGTGGAAGTGGGATTTATGAACATTGAAAAACCCACCATACCCACAGCCATTAACACCCTGGCCAAGGAGGGGGTTTCCCGGATCATTGCTGTGCCGGTTTTCCTGGCCCATGGTCTCCACACCAAGGAAGATATTCCCTACATGCTGGGTTTAGGTGAACCAAGAAAAGATGCCGGATACTACAACCAGGAAAGGGAAAAAATTGAATTTGAGGGCCAGATAACTTACATTGAACCCCTGGGAGCCGACAAGAGGATCGTGGAGATACTTAAAAAGAAGGTAGAAGATTCCCTTGAATAAGGGAGTTTACACTGACGATTCTACCATGGGGTATTATGATTCTTTCAATAATGGAAAGTCCTTATCAAAAGAATATCCCATTATTTAAATGAAATCAAGTAAATAGAAATTTTTTTAATACTTACCTTGTCCACATCAGATTTAGAAAGAATTATAATTACGGGGGACATAATTTACATTAGTACTCATTGGGATAGGGTCAATGTTAAACTGTCTGATATTAAAATTTCATACTATCCATTTATAAATCTTCAAAAGAGCTATTGGATACATTGTGCTGACTTGACTATGATTCTAAAAATAAATGATCTCTCTAACTCAATCTAATTACTTAATTTAATGAAAATTAAAAGGAAGTGATGTTTTGGAAAGAGAAGGATTTATTAGAAGATTTAAAAGACTTTCAGCACCCACAGGAAAACCTTTATGGGGCCATGCATTTAGAGCAATAGGCTTAGCTATTTTAAGCGTTATTATAGCTTATTTTATTGGCTTAAGGCAAGGCATAGAAATTATTTTTATGGTAGTATTATTTGCATCGGTTCTAATGGATCAAGCAATTCCCTTCAGGAAAGCTGTTACTTTTTCAGTTATTGGATTTATTTTAATGTCCTTGGCATTTGTAAGTGCTTCAGTAGCACATATGTTTGGATTACCATTTTTCATAGTTTTGACTGTAATATGGTCTTTTTTCCCATTTACACTGTATATATTTGGAAAGGCTGAGGGATTATTTGGGTATCTGATTTTTATTTCATATTATACCGCAACGGTTCTTATAAAAAGTAGTACAAATGTTTTTGATTTGATTATTTATGTTTTATTTGCTTATCTTATAGCTTCCATACTTCTGGTATGGAAATTTATTCAAAGAGATAATTATAAAAGGAAAATGGTTGCATCAGGGTTTGATCCTAACACATCTATAAACAAGATAGGTTCAGTAAGACGCAATCTAGCAGGAGTTCCCATTAATAAATCATATCATAACCTATTTGATTATGGATTGTATTTGACCGGACTCAGAAATTACGGGAGAACAGTTCAGTCCAGACTTACCGGTAAAGGAGCAGTGTTATTTGAGAATTTTCTTAATGAATCTAATTCTGTTAGTAGCTCTATAGCCGATCATATAGTAAATAAAAAAGGAGAAGTTAATCTTAAAAACGTTAAATCAACTTTAAATGAATTAAATTTGTATATGGATGAAAAAGTTGATGAATCTATAAAATTTTTAGCAGATAATTTTATAAAATTTTTTGAAGATTCAAACCGAATACTTTCCAGCCCTATAAATAAAAGTGAAGAGGAAACTGTTAAAATCACCCTTCTAAATAAGATGTCATTTAAACAGGTAATAACCTCTAGATTTAATCTGGATTCATTATACATACGTCATGCATTAAGATTTACAATTGCAATGGTAATAACCCTATCTTTTGTGTTCATCGACCATTCAAGAGACCCTGCTTGGATTGCTATGGGTGTTCTTATAGTACTCAAACCTGATGTTACCAGCACGTGGGACAACATGATTACTAGGGTTTCATTCAATCTCTTCGCAGTCATATTAGCCATTATTTTAGCCTTCATTTTCCCACATTATATGCTACTGATATTTGCATTAGTGGCACTTTATTTCTTCAGAGCCTTTTTACCCAATCATATTGGCCTTTCGATCCTAGCAGTAACTGTTTTTACAGTCTTTGTTTGGCCACAGGGTGAAGTGATTAATAATGCTGCTGCTAGGCTAATAGACATCCTTATTGGTTCAATTGTGTCCATTATACTTGTTTATGGTATATTACCAAAAAGATTAACGATAAATTTACCTAATCAGATATTTAAGGTTCTAAAAGCAAATCAAGAATATGCAGCGCTCATTTTATCCGGAAATTATGATAATAAAGCTGCAACTTCAAAGCTTGAAACATCATTATTAGAATATAATAACCTTGAATCATCATTAAAAAAGGTTCAAGATACATTTAAAGATGTTTCTGATGACCTGAAAATTTATGAAGATATATCTGGTGCCTGTTACAATCTTACTGAGGATATTTCCGCAATTGTAGGATACGAAAGTGAGATTTCTAAACTGGATTTCTCTCCTCTTAAAGATTTAAGCTCTAAAATTCTGGACATATTTGTAAATGCAATTGAAAGAAATGAGATACCTGAAGAACTACCGGATATGCATATTTACGATGAGACAATTTCTAAAATGCTTCAAGAACATGAGGACATTAAACAATATTTTGAATGGATAGTTTCTGACATCTATCTAATACATTATTTGACTAAAGAAGCAGTAGAAACAGGAGCACTGGAGAAATACAAAGATCTGAATCAATAAAAAAATAAATTGCCCACTAAGAAGAGTTAAAAGATATTTAATAAGTGGTAAACTGTCGAGTAGGTAAGAAGCAAACACATCGTGGGAGGTGATATGTGGACTTACTTTACATCATCAACACAATTACATGGAATGAATTAATAATTAAATAGTAAAATG
Proteins encoded in this window:
- a CDS encoding sensor histidine kinase, which translates into the protein VKSMAMIHEKLYQSPNLTRVDFKDYIEKLASNLIYTYKIENRDIEQVFEVKDVEMNIDTAIPCGLIINELITNSLKYAFPPSFQNKKGVIKIKLVQTGNLFQLEISDNGVGLHADIEPENAETLGLQLVHTLVNQLDGSLKIDRIRGTKFTITFQELNYKERI
- a CDS encoding glutamate decarboxylase codes for the protein MLSEKLDLGKLKRSEREHTTTYGSRYFSESIPKYEMPEDGMPAKAAYQLIHEELNLDGNPALNLASFVTTWMEPEADQLIMDTMGKNYVDNDEYPQTSKIQDRVVNMLARLFNAPHECKSVGTGTIGSSEAIMLGLLAHKWTWRQRREKEGKPADKPNIVMGADVHTVWEKFARYFDVELKLIPLTRDHYTITARDVAQEVDENTIAVGAVIGTTFTGQMDPIKEINDLLVDIKKTKGWDIPIHVDGASGGFVAPFIFPDMEWDFRLEQVKSINVSGHKYGLVYPGVGWIIFKDKSDLPEDLIFDINYLGGLMPNYSLNFSKGSSTIIAQYYNLIRLGRKGYKDIMTNMFDNTLYLAGELENSGKFELINKNIIVPLVAVTLKNADFTVFQLSEKLREKGWIVPAYTLPADAEDVAVLRIVVKENFGRDMVEMLLEDLMEAYHKLEKEGPKAVKESNPTLLY
- the cfbA gene encoding sirohydrochlorin nickelochelatase — translated: MVTSSDSENIGILLVGHGSSLSSGNEVVYRLWEQYKEESDYPVEVGFMNIEKPTIPTAINTLAKEGVSRIIAVPVFLAHGLHTKEDIPYMLGLGEPRKDAGYYNQEREKIEFEGQITYIEPLGADKRIVEILKKKVEDSLE
- a CDS encoding FUSC family protein, whose protein sequence is MEREGFIRRFKRLSAPTGKPLWGHAFRAIGLAILSVIIAYFIGLRQGIEIIFMVVLFASVLMDQAIPFRKAVTFSVIGFILMSLAFVSASVAHMFGLPFFIVLTVIWSFFPFTLYIFGKAEGLFGYLIFISYYTATVLIKSSTNVFDLIIYVLFAYLIASILLVWKFIQRDNYKRKMVASGFDPNTSINKIGSVRRNLAGVPINKSYHNLFDYGLYLTGLRNYGRTVQSRLTGKGAVLFENFLNESNSVSSSIADHIVNKKGEVNLKNVKSTLNELNLYMDEKVDESIKFLADNFIKFFEDSNRILSSPINKSEEETVKITLLNKMSFKQVITSRFNLDSLYIRHALRFTIAMVITLSFVFIDHSRDPAWIAMGVLIVLKPDVTSTWDNMITRVSFNLFAVILAIILAFIFPHYMLLIFALVALYFFRAFLPNHIGLSILAVTVFTVFVWPQGEVINNAAARLIDILIGSIVSIILVYGILPKRLTINLPNQIFKVLKANQEYAALILSGNYDNKAATSKLETSLLEYNNLESSLKKVQDTFKDVSDDLKIYEDISGACYNLTEDISAIVGYESEISKLDFSPLKDLSSKILDIFVNAIERNEIPEELPDMHIYDETISKMLQEHEDIKQYFEWIVSDIYLIHYLTKEAVETGALEKYKDLNQ